A region from the Aegilops tauschii subsp. strangulata cultivar AL8/78 chromosome 5, Aet v6.0, whole genome shotgun sequence genome encodes:
- the LOC141023203 gene encoding uncharacterized protein, translating to MAEEASAKRHCGQTSHQSGNLDVVHVPGQKREYTVTLTGVELHGKETLEVVCTSEPDKADEMISRIRRSACGSYPHIMGVDVEFTKDDEPPQMAAVLQISVEGLCLVPKRLKELLQEEKLFTFAGFSIKNDRDKLKLSGLEINPNKHIDIQRNWRVPYNGKPYDSLADVAASVIHPFYRKMKKKIDREADHKLWGDSPLPNYLIEYAAIDAYATYKSWKIIDNIKRGLEISKEQEADPYYHCHYAG from the exons ATGGCGGAGGAAGCGTCTGCCAAGCGTCATTGTGGCCAGACGTCCCACCAGAGCGGCAACCTCGACGTCGTTCACGTTCCCGGTCAGAAGCGCGAGTACACCGTAACCCTCACAGGGGTTGAGCTTCACGGCAAGGAGACGCTGGAGGTCGTCTGCACCAGCGAACCAGACAAGGCCGACGAGATGATCTCTAGGATCAGGAGGAGCGCCTGCGGCTCGTACCCCCACATCATGGGCGTTGATGTGGAGTTTACCAAAGATGATGAACCTCCGCAGATGGCAGCGGTTCTGCAGATCAGCGTGGAGGGTCTCTGCCTCGT GCCAAAGCGCCTCAAAGAGCTCCTACAGGAGGAGAAGTTGTTCACCTTTGCCGGTTTCAGCATTAAAAATGACAGGGACAAGCTGAAGTTGTCTGGTTTGGAGATAAACCCCAACAAGCACATCGACATTCAGCGCAACTGGAGAGTTCCATACAACGGAAAACCGTACGACTCCTTGGCTGATGTTGCAGCCAGCGTCATCCACCCATTCTACAgaaagatgaagaagaagatcgaTAGGGAGGCAGACCATAAACTGTGGGGGGACAGCCCACTGCCAAATTACCTCATCGAGTATGCAGCAATAGATGCGTACGCCACCTACAAGTCGTGGAAGATAATCGACAACATCAAAAGAGGTCTGGAAATTTCAAAAGAGCAGGAAGCGGACCCCTACTACCACTGCCACTATGCGGGATGA